The region CCAAACTCTTGTGCCCGAGTAGTTCCTGCACGCTACGAATGTCTGCGCCGGCATCCAGCAAATGTGTCGCGAAACTATGCCGCAGCGTATGTGGGCTCGTGCGGAGATCGAGGCCGGACTCTTTCAAGTATTTTTCTAGCATTCGCCCAACACTTCGCGTGGTGATTCGATTGCCGAACTTGTTGAGAAAGACCGGTCGTTCGGTGAGCTTCTCACTCTTCGCGCTCAGCTGCCGTACGTCCATCCACTTTTCGATTGCATCCAACGCAAACGAACCGAGGGGGGCCAGGCGTTCTTTGCGGCCCTTTCCGCGGACGCGAACAATTCCGTCGTGCAAGTCCAAGTCGTGTTCGTTGATGCCGACCAATTCACTTACACGCAGACCGGCACTGTAAGTTGTCTCGAGCATCGCATGATCGCGCAGCCCTGCCGAAGTCGAGCGTGGAGGAGCGTTCAGTAACGTTCCTATTTCATCGGTTGTCAGAAAGTGCGGAAGCTTGCGACTCTTTCGCGGATTGCGAAGTGGTTTGGCCGGATTCTTATCAACCAGTTGCTGGCGTTGGGCAAACTTGAAGAAGCTGCGCATCGACGCCAAGCGACGTGCGACGGTGCTTCCTGAATAGCCAGCTTCGGTGACCGCAGAAACATACCCGCGAAGGTCAAGCGTGGTAATTTCTTCCGGCCCTGGTTCCAGGGCAAAGCTCTCTTCTAGGTATTCCGCGAGAGCGTCGAGATCTTCGCCGTAACTTTTGATCGTCAAGTCGGAAGCATTCCGCTCGACTTGAAGATAGCGTAGATAGCTATCGATAACGGTCCGTAGACCATGAGAATTGCCGGCGCGATCGATCATACTTTTGGCTCCGCGAACTATTCGCCCAGAATCATGCGTCATCCCCTCACTAGTGAGGGGACGGATGAGAAGCCAATGACAACGATGCTCTAGCTGAACTCGTCGAAGTCGAGGTGATCAGAATCGAGGCTGCCGATATCGATCGGTCCATTGGCTGGGAACTCGAATCGTGGCTTGACCGATGCATCGCTAGCGATGGTTTCATTCTGATCGGCGGCCTGGGCACGGATCTTTTGGCTCAGCACCGCGGCGTCGTACCAGGTGAAGCTCAACTCGGGATTGCTCGCATATCGGCCCAGCGTACGAAGGGCTTCGGCCCGTCGCTGATCGCTGAACAAAAATACGTAGCGTTCTTCACCTTTGACCAGTGCTAGTACGTTGATCTCTTCCGTCACGTGAGGCAGCCTCCCAGACATTTCCAAAACTCATCCGTGGTAAAGAAGGTTATCGGCTTTCGCCCCATCGGATCGCCAGTTGAGATTCACCAGCACCGCCACGAAGAGAGAGCATTTCTGTAATATGCGAGTAGCAACAGAAACGAATGAAATCGTTGCTACGATCGAGAAAACCCTGCCAACCCCCATTACGCGCATCGTCGAGAAAAAAGTAATACTGCTCGGCGCGTTCTGTGAAGTCGGAATCATTTTCGCTATAGGTTCTTATCTGTGAAATAATCGGACCGTCCTGTGGTAGCATCGGAGCCGGTTGTGTCCTCGGTGCATCGGGAATAAATCCGCTTGGGTCAGGCCAATTGGGTGGCAAGCCTTCCACAGCAATTTGTTCGTTCTTTTCGGGATGTTCGATGCGATCGTCGAGATTCGGAGCTTGTGGCGTTTGTGTCGCAAGTTGCTCGCGGGCCAACGCAAATTCCGCTTCCCATACGTGTGATTCAGGAATGAACTCTTCGCCGGCCGTGCCCCACGGTAAGCCATATCCAGGCGGAATCGGATGGAAGCCTGGGTTGGTCGAATACCAGTTAATTGCCAGCGTCATGCGCTTAGGATAGTAGGGCGAATAGTCAGTGACCGAGCCCACGACAATCGCATCGACGCCCAGCATTTTTCCGAGAGATCGCAGCTGCTGAATGTCAGTACCGTTGTTGCCGCTGGCCTGCATCGCTCGGATAACGACGCCGACCGGCACGACTTCAAAACCACGGATCGACTGTAACTCGCCGTAATAAGAGAGCGTGACGTCATCCATGTCCAGCGTTGGAATATCGCTTTGATTATTGAAAGGAATAATCGCAACGCGTGCCAACTGCGGAAACGGATTGTGATAGATCGGCTTGTCGCGCACCTCAGGGATGGCGGCGCAGCCGCTGCATAGAAGTGTCAAACAGGCGATGGCGAACCAGGTACGCACGTTGGTGACAATCGTAGCAATTCAGGTAGCCCCCCTGAGTTGCAAAGCACGCTTGTCGTGATCCATCACGGCGCACTTTTTCCGATGAATCTGTCATCGGCGGCGCGGTAAAGATTGCTTCAAAGGAATCGAATCGATTTCGCCATTTAGGCAAACTTTAACGCGGCTAGCATTGCCAGCAAAGAAGCCTATTCGGTGAGGTGGTCTGGCAAATACCTAAATCAAAGAGCTCATACTCTTCATGCCAATCGGTTCCCGAGATGTGAATGGCTCGCCGTAACGCGTGCCGATTGCTTTTCCCCAATACGAGGCTTCGTCATGTAGTTTATCGAGGAAAGTGGGATACTCGGTGGGGCGACCTTCGATAAATTGACTGTGATAGCAGCGGATCGACTCGATCTTCTCTTCCCAGAACTCGCTGATGTCGAGGATGAACGCCGGCTGCGGCGTCATCTTTAAGTGGACGCAGTAGTAGTTGTAGATTCGCTGGGGATGAAACGGTTCGCCAGGCATCTCGGTCTTACTAAGCTTGGCCCAGAAACGAGCCGCATCAACCAACTGTGTTGCAGCCAAGTGATCAGGGTGAGCATCTTCCCAGTATGGAGCGAACAGCCAATTCGGCCGCAAAAGACGAATCGCCGAGGCCAATTTTTCACGAGCTGCTAGCGTTGGTTCGAGGCTGCGATTCGGCAAGCCAAGATTGTCTCGCCAGTCGACGCCTAAGATCTCGGTAGCTGCTGCTGTTTCTGCGGCGCGTTTTTCGAGACTACCGTAGGGGGTCGGTTCGCCGGTGGTTAAGTCGAGGATACCGACCTTCTTGCCTTCCGCTTTGAATTTCAAAATGGCGCCTGCCATTCCTAGTTCGGCGTCATCGGGATGCGGAGCGATTACCAAAACATCAAGTGGCATGGGTGTTTTCATTTGATCTGGTATGGCTTCGAGGAATCAGGTATGAACCGCGAGTCTGTTTTCATTTTCTGGCCCCGTTGTAGTCGCATCGATGACCATACGCATACTTGTCCTCCTGATTGCTTTGCTTGCTGTCACGCCTGGTTGCCGCACTTGGAGCTGGGGGTGGAAACAAGAGAAACAGGAAGATCACATGGTCGACAACTTCACCGATTCAAGCGGAGCGGGAACGGAAGACGAGGACGAAGATTTCACCGACGGTGCTTCCTTCGCCAAGAAAAATGGGCGAACCCAAGATCCCGGCACAGGACTCTCGGACCGTTCTCGTGAAATCGAACGGAACCTCGGATATCGCTAAACGAGTCTGCTCTTAATGTTCGATGCCGTAAAGCGGGCCAAGTTTCGCTCGAAGGTAGCGAATCAAAGGTGTCGAATCGATTGGATCGCCACAAACGCGTTCGACTAGCTGTGCGCCAGGGTAGCATTCACCCAGTTGGTGCACGTTCTCTCGCAGCCAATCAAGCAGTGGCATAAATTCGCCGGCCGCAAACATGGCATCGACATCGCCCAGGTCTTCTCGTGCTTGTTCCATCAACTGGGCCGAGTAGATATTCCCCAGGCTATAAGTGGGGAAATACCCCATCAGTCCAGCACTCCAGTGGACGTCCTGAAGGCATCCATCGGCGTCGGTCGGTGGTGTGATTCCCAACTGCTGGGTGTACTTTTCGTTCCAAGCACCCGGCAAGTCCTTCACCGACAGGTCGCCAGAGAGTAGTGCCTGCTCTAATTCGAAGCGAATGATGATGTGCAGATTGTACGTCGCTTCGTCTGCTTCTACGCGAATCAGCGAGGGGCTCACTTCATTGATCGCAAAGTGGAAGTCACCAATCGGGACGTCAGACAATGCGTCGGGGAACATCTTTTTGGCATCACCGTAGAAATGGCTCCAAAACGCATAGCTACGGCCGACAATGTTTTCCCACAAGCGCGATTGCGATTCGTGAATGCCCAGTGAAGCGGCGTTGCCAGGCGGAAGACCAAACCAATCGGATGGCAAGCCTTGTTCGTAGATGCCGTGACCAGCTTCATGCAGAGTCGAAAAGAATGCCGACGGAAAAAAGTTCTCGTCGTAACGCGTAGTGATACGAATATCGTGCGGACCCATCGTCGAGCAGAATGGGTGATGGGTCACGTCGAGACGACCTGCTGAGAAGTCGAAACCGATTTGCGAAGCGGCTGATTTGCCAAGAATCTCTTGCTGGGCGATCGGATAATGTCGCTTCAGAATCTCCATATTAGGAGTTCGGCCACTATCTTTGATTTCCGCAACAAGCGGAACGAGCTGTTCTTTGAGTGTCTCGAGGACACTGCGAACTTGCGAGGTCTTGGCTTCTGGTTCGTAGAAGTCGAGCAGTGCGTCGTATTGCTCTCCATCGTAGCCGATCGCTTCTGCCGTTTCCCGGCTAAGGCTGACAAGCTTATCGAGGATCGGCTCGAACGTTCCGAAGTTATTCTCGGCGCGTGCTTTTACCCAGGTTTGCTGCCCGATGATACGAGCATGGCTGAACTCTTCGACAAGGCGTTTGGGCAGTTTGACCTGTTTCAGGTAGTCGCTTTTAATGCGACGAATGGTTGCTTCGCTCGGGCTGTTTAGCTCTTCGGTCAGAGGTGAATCGCTTAGCTCTTCCAGCCAGGCCCCTACCTTCGGATCGGTATTTCGATCATGGATCATGCCGGCCAATAGCGTCATCTGGTCGGCTCGGTATTCCCCACCACTCTCCGGCAGCATGACTCGCTCGTCCCAGCCTAGCAAAGAGCTGACGTTCTCCAGCTTGGCGGTTTCGCGATAGTGATCACAAAGTTGCTCGAAAAGTTGTTGATGGTCCGCCATGATCGTTGCCTGAGTTTGCCGAGGAATTGATTCGTTGGTTAACTTGCTATGCGAAATGGTTAGGCGAGAAGCTTGGCTCCGGTTTCTTTATCGCATGCGGCGAGGATTTGAGCGATGGTCGCATCGGCTTCTTCCCCTGTCAGAGTTCGATCGTATGCTTGAAGCGTAATGGTGAAGAGGACTCGCTTCTTGCCGGGACCATCTTTCTTGGGGTCGCGGAAAATCTCTTGGAATGTCACTACTTCCACCAACTCGCCCCCAGCCGCGTAGCTGATGTCGTGAAGCTTGGCCCAGCTGACGTTTTCGTCGACGATCAAATTCAAGTCGCGATTCATTGCTGGATGCGTGCTGAAGTCTTGGTGTTGCGGCACAAGCACCGCCAGCTTCATCAATGCACCAAGATCGAGTTCCGCAACCGTCGCCGGTTGCTGCAGACCGAACGCTTTGCGAGCTTTGCTACTGACGACACCAAGATAGCCTAGCGTTTTACCATCAATCGTTAGATGACAACCCTGCCCTTCTTCGAAGATCGGATCGGTGAACGGGATAGTGGTGATCATCGCGCTGGGATTCAGCATGTTGACCAGGCTTTCGACGGCTCCTTTCAATGCGAAGAAGTCACGTCCACTGGTGATGCCGACCATGTATCGTTCATCAGGTAACGCTTTCGCTTTGGGAAGGTAGACCTTGGCGATCTCGTAAAGATCGATGTCGGTATAGCTGAACTTCTCGTTATTGCGGCGTGCTCCGAGTAGGCTTGGAATCAAGCTGACCCGTAAGCGGTCCTCCCCTTTGACCATCGGCATGCTGGTTGTCAACGGTTCCGAGAGCGACCAACCCTGGAACGCTTTCGACCAAACATCGCTGACGATGCTTCGCGTTAGCGTTTCGTCGAAACCCATTCCGAGCATACCCATCCGAATTTTGTTACGGACGCGGTCCAAGTCGCTTTGCTGCGAAGCGCTTAGCGAGACGCCAGCACGTTCGGGGATTTTGTCGTAGCCATGAATTCGAGCAACTTCCTCGACCAGATCGACTTCCCGATCAAGATCTTGCCGCCAACTGGCAGGGATAACGGTAATGGCTGAGTCGGACTGTTGGGTGATTTCATTTCCGAGGCGTTCCAGGATTCGACGTACTTCCGTTTCGGAAACATCGATCCCCAGAATGCGAGGAATTTGTGATAGTCGGAGCGTTACCGTTCCGCGTCCGGAGGGCTCGGAGCCAGCGTAAACGCGACCTTCGCAAACTTCACCGCCAGCGGTGTCGACAATCAGTTCGCAGCAGCGACGACTGGCCCAATCGATCATCTCGGGATCGACGCCACGTTCAAATCGATACGACGAGTCGCTCTTAAGCTTCAAGCGTCGCGAAGTGGTCCGGACCGGCAATGCGGCAAACTGAGCGGCTTCAATCAGAAGATCAGTCGTCATTTCGTTGACTTCAGTATCTTCGCCACCCATGACGCCGGCCAATGCGATTGGTCCACTCGAGTCAGCAATCACGTAGTCTTCCGAGTTGAGAAGATACTCGCGGTGATCGATCGCAGTGAACTTTTCTTCGGCGGTCGCTTTGCGAACCGAAATGGTGTCGCCGCTGATTTTTGCCATGTCGAACGCGTGCAACGGTTGGCCGATTTCCATCAGCACGTAGTTGGTTGCATCGACGACGTTGTTAATGGAAGACAGTCCAATGGTGCGGAGGCGATTGACCATCCAAGCTGGGCTGTCGCCGATCGTCACACCGGTCACACTTCGGGCAATGTAGCGTGGGCAGAACTTCTCGTCTTCAATCTGAATGATCTTGGGGCAGGCGCCGCCGGTGGTAACACTGGAGATGTCGGCCGATGGTACCTTCAAGTCCAAGTCGAACAGGACGCCCACTTCTCGGGCAATTCCGATGTGCCCCAGCCAATCAGGCCGGTTACTGGTCACTTCCAGATCCAAGCAACGATCGTTGTCGACGGTGGACGAACCATCGAAGTTCAGTCCGGCTAAAGTCAGGCGATCGCAGACTTCCGCTTCGCTGATGTTCAAGTCGAGATACTGCTTCAGCCAATCCCAGGAAACGAGCATGGTACGAGATTTTCTTTACGAGGTCGCAGGTTCGAGGTTTCGTAACGATTTAAAGCAAAACGAATCAGCCACAATTTAGAACTGGGCAAGAAACTTCGTATTGCTATCGTACAAATAGCGAATGTCATTGATGCCGTGGCGTCGCATGCAAAGCCGCTCGACACCTAAGCCAAATGCGAAGCCGGTCACTTCGTCCGGATCGTAGCCGACCGCTTTCAAGACGTTCGGATCGACCATGCCGGCACCACCGAATTCAAGCCACGTGTCTTGCCAGCGCATGTCGACTTCCACACTTGGTTCCGTGAAAGGGAAGAAGGAAGGGCGGAAGCGAATTTCGACGTCTTGTCCCAGGTAGCTGGAAGCGAACAGCCGCAGGACATACTTCAAGTCGGCCATCGTTACGTTGGTGTCGACCAGAAGCCCTTCGATCTGATGGAACATTGCGTAGTGGGTCGCGTCGATTTCGTCAGGACGATACACGCGACCGAGCGAGACGATTCGGATCGGAGGCTTGTTGTTCTCCATCACTCGGATTTGCACGGTCGAAGTCTGACTGCGCATCAACTGGTTGCCACCTCCAGTTCCCGTGGCGGCGACATTCAAATAGAAGTTGTCCAGCGGGTCACGAGCCGGGTGTTCGAGCGGGATATTCAGGGCTTCGAAGTTGTGCCAGTCATCTTCGATTTCAGGGCCTTCGACGGCAGAAAAGCCGAGGCGACCCATGATGTCTTTCAGTTCGTCAATCGTCTGAGTGATGGGATGAATGTGTCCCAATCGTGGACGAGTGCCAGGCAATGTGACATCAATGGCTTCCGCTTTGCCCTTTTTGCCGCTACCGCCGGTGATGGTGTCGGCAGCTGACTGGAAGAGTTCCTCCAGGCGGGTTTTCACTTCGTTGAAGCGTTTCCCTGCGACGGGCTTGTCTTCCTTGGCGACTTTGCCGAGCCCCTTTTGGGCTTCCTTAAGCTTGCCGCTTTTGGCACCCAGGTATTCGACGCGAGTCTCTTCCAAGATCTCCTTGTCGACCTGGTTGATGGCTTCTTCGAAGCGAGTGGAAGCGGCTTCGACGATGTCGTCCAGCTGTTTGATGAAATCGTTGAGTGACATGATGCCTGTAAATTTGGTGCGTTCATGAAACAAGCCGCCGAGTCATCCTCGGCGGCTTGTATTATTGCATCTGAGTTAGGCGCTGCCCATCCACGGTATCTTTTCGTATTCGATGGGGGCCTCGGCGAATCGAGTTAGGCGGCGAGGGCTGCCTTGACTTCTTCGGCGACGGCGTCGAATGCACCTGGATCGTGAATTGCCATTTCGGACAATACCTTGCGATCAAGGGTGATGCCGGCCTTCTTCAAGCCGTAGATGAATTCGCTGTAACGCAGGCCGCGTTCACGAGCGGCGGCGTTGAGACGGATAATCCATAGCTTGCGGAACTCACGCTTACGGACTTTACGGTCGCGATAAGCATAGACGCCAGCTCGGATCAGGGTTTCCTTAACGGTACGCAGCAGATTACCACGTCCACCGCGATTACCCCGGGCCTTCTTAAAAAGACGCTTCTTGGCCTTGTGACGGGCCTTTCCGTAAGTAGTTCTCATCGTATTATCTGACTTTCGTCCACTGGGCCCCTACTTCAAACGAAGCAGATGTTTGGTGCCCGCGTACTGAAAAATGGCAATTGAAGGCTGATCACCCGGTGTGTATCAGTTCAAAATGCCGCCTGAATCGACCGCTTAGTAGCTGTACTTGCCCAAAGCTTCACGCAGAGCCACCGATTCGGCTTCAGCCAAAACGGTTGTGCCGCGGAGATTTCGCTTCCGCTTGTGGCTCATACGGTTAGCCAAGTGGCTCGTTCCGCACTGACGGTGCTTGATCTTGCCCTTCCCGGTGATGCGGAAGCGCTTTTTGGTACCCTTGTGGGTTTTCATCTTAGGCATGATGCCAATCCCCAATGGATATGTGGGACGTCTTGTCCTTTACGGACATTCTTCTGATTCGTGGAAACCTAATATCTTACGGCGATTGGCCCGAGAGCGGTAGGGGGAGAAACGGGAATTTGTTATTGCCGCAAATCAGGAAGGCTATTGACGCAAACTATTGGAGTAATTGGTGTTACCGATATAGTTTTCAAGTTCAATCACCGTTTTGGAGGTCGAATCACTAAGTGCTGGCATCTAAAATAGATGACGCCTACCTGCTTTATTCCTTGCTCGGCAGCCTAATTGTTTGATGGATGGCCCTCTAATCACTGCTTGGACGATTCGTCTCGCTTTGCTTGTCTTGATGGCAAGCTTAGTACTGCGAATCGTTCGTCCATGGTGGCCGATCTCATGCCCTGTTCAGCGAGCGATATGGACGATTGCGTGTGGCTTGTTTCTGGCCCACATCGCTGCTGGCATGCATTATTACCACAACTGGAGTAACGCCGACGCCTATGCCGACACGGCTCAGCAAACGTACGAGAAGCTCGGCGTCCGTTTTGGCGGTGGAGTTTACGTAAACCAC is a window of Bremerella sp. TYQ1 DNA encoding:
- the pheS gene encoding phenylalanine--tRNA ligase subunit alpha, yielding MSLNDFIKQLDDIVEAASTRFEEAINQVDKEILEETRVEYLGAKSGKLKEAQKGLGKVAKEDKPVAGKRFNEVKTRLEELFQSAADTITGGSGKKGKAEAIDVTLPGTRPRLGHIHPITQTIDELKDIMGRLGFSAVEGPEIEDDWHNFEALNIPLEHPARDPLDNFYLNVAATGTGGGNQLMRSQTSTVQIRVMENNKPPIRIVSLGRVYRPDEIDATHYAMFHQIEGLLVDTNVTMADLKYVLRLFASSYLGQDVEIRFRPSFFPFTEPSVEVDMRWQDTWLEFGGAGMVDPNVLKAVGYDPDEVTGFAFGLGVERLCMRRHGINDIRYLYDSNTKFLAQF
- the rplT gene encoding 50S ribosomal protein L20, coding for MRTTYGKARHKAKKRLFKKARGNRGGRGNLLRTVKETLIRAGVYAYRDRKVRKREFRKLWIIRLNAAARERGLRYSEFIYGLKKAGITLDRKVLSEMAIHDPGAFDAVAEEVKAALAA
- the rpmI gene encoding 50S ribosomal protein L35, translated to MMPKMKTHKGTKKRFRITGKGKIKHRQCGTSHLANRMSHKRKRNLRGTTVLAEAESVALREALGKYSY
- the pheT gene encoding phenylalanine--tRNA ligase subunit beta is translated as MLVSWDWLKQYLDLNISEAEVCDRLTLAGLNFDGSSTVDNDRCLDLEVTSNRPDWLGHIGIAREVGVLFDLDLKVPSADISSVTTGGACPKIIQIEDEKFCPRYIARSVTGVTIGDSPAWMVNRLRTIGLSSINNVVDATNYVLMEIGQPLHAFDMAKISGDTISVRKATAEEKFTAIDHREYLLNSEDYVIADSSGPIALAGVMGGEDTEVNEMTTDLLIEAAQFAALPVRTTSRRLKLKSDSSYRFERGVDPEMIDWASRRCCELIVDTAGGEVCEGRVYAGSEPSGRGTVTLRLSQIPRILGIDVSETEVRRILERLGNEITQQSDSAITVIPASWRQDLDREVDLVEEVARIHGYDKIPERAGVSLSASQQSDLDRVRNKIRMGMLGMGFDETLTRSIVSDVWSKAFQGWSLSEPLTTSMPMVKGEDRLRVSLIPSLLGARRNNEKFSYTDIDLYEIAKVYLPKAKALPDERYMVGITSGRDFFALKGAVESLVNMLNPSAMITTIPFTDPIFEEGQGCHLTIDGKTLGYLGVVSSKARKAFGLQQPATVAELDLGALMKLAVLVPQHQDFSTHPAMNRDLNLIVDENVSWAKLHDISYAAGGELVEVVTFQEIFRDPKKDGPGKKRVLFTITLQAYDRTLTGEEADATIAQILAACDKETGAKLLA
- the xerC gene encoding tyrosine recombinase XerC, with product MIDRAGNSHGLRTVIDSYLRYLQVERNASDLTIKSYGEDLDALAEYLEESFALEPGPEEITTLDLRGYVSAVTEAGYSGSTVARRLASMRSFFKFAQRQQLVDKNPAKPLRNPRKSRKLPHFLTTDEIGTLLNAPPRSTSAGLRDHAMLETTYSAGLRVSELVGINEHDLDLHDGIVRVRGKGRKERLAPLGSFALDAIEKWMDVRQLSAKSEKLTERPVFLNKFGNRITTRSVGRMLEKYLKESGLDLRTSPHTLRHSFATHLLDAGADIRSVQELLGHKSLVTTQIYTHLSTATLKSVYEHAHPRAKA
- the bshB1 gene encoding bacillithiol biosynthesis deacetylase BshB1; the encoded protein is MPLDVLVIAPHPDDAELGMAGAILKFKAEGKKVGILDLTTGEPTPYGSLEKRAAETAAATEILGVDWRDNLGLPNRSLEPTLAAREKLASAIRLLRPNWLFAPYWEDAHPDHLAATQLVDAARFWAKLSKTEMPGEPFHPQRIYNYYCVHLKMTPQPAFILDISEFWEEKIESIRCYHSQFIEGRPTEYPTFLDKLHDEASYWGKAIGTRYGEPFTSREPIGMKSMSSLI
- a CDS encoding carboxypeptidase M32 — encoded protein: MADHQQLFEQLCDHYRETAKLENVSSLLGWDERVMLPESGGEYRADQMTLLAGMIHDRNTDPKVGAWLEELSDSPLTEELNSPSEATIRRIKSDYLKQVKLPKRLVEEFSHARIIGQQTWVKARAENNFGTFEPILDKLVSLSRETAEAIGYDGEQYDALLDFYEPEAKTSQVRSVLETLKEQLVPLVAEIKDSGRTPNMEILKRHYPIAQQEILGKSAASQIGFDFSAGRLDVTHHPFCSTMGPHDIRITTRYDENFFPSAFFSTLHEAGHGIYEQGLPSDWFGLPPGNAASLGIHESQSRLWENIVGRSYAFWSHFYGDAKKMFPDALSDVPIGDFHFAINEVSPSLIRVEADEATYNLHIIIRFELEQALLSGDLSVKDLPGAWNEKYTQQLGITPPTDADGCLQDVHWSAGLMGYFPTYSLGNIYSAQLMEQAREDLGDVDAMFAAGEFMPLLDWLRENVHQLGECYPGAQLVERVCGDPIDSTPLIRYLRAKLGPLYGIEH